The Bombus fervidus isolate BK054 chromosome 1, iyBomFerv1, whole genome shotgun sequence genome includes a window with the following:
- the LOC139985934 gene encoding uncharacterized protein, with amino-acid sequence MYLPGNYTAQLILQIFICWKKRDSLQRIIQEMMKCINEAKQYEREIFDAYIAKCNIFYGSYVVVLYIAAFCFMLGTLFLSSALPLSIEYPFPINYTAVSVVINLHYIILFITCAAHVCMCVFGALLLWFTAARFECLAVEFEATTNISMLIYCIKKQLYLRRYAEEVIGCFRFMVFYFLSLATFFVTGLGIILVIDTPTIMRMEFVSHSSFSLIHVYMYAWPADLVQDISENASRSAYDMKWYEQSLEMRKYILNVLVYQKPVTLSVGCLMPELTLRFFCSFISNALSFCTGLRAMVQDEPE; translated from the exons ATGTATCTTCCAGGTAATTATACCGCGCAACTTATTCTTCAGATTTTCATATGCTGGAAGAAACGCGACTCTTTACAA CGTATAATTCAGGAAATGATGAAATGTATTAACGAAGCGAAGCAGTACGAAAGAGAGATTTTCGATGCGTATATTGCTAAATGCAACATTTTTTACGGCAGTTATGTAGTCGTTCTATATATAGCTGCATTTTGTTTTATGCTTGGAACTTTATTCCTGTCGTCTGCACTTCCATTGAGTATAGAATATCCGTTTCCAATTAATTATACGGCAGTAAGCGTTGTCATCAATCTACATTACATTATCCTTTTTATCACATGCGCTGCACATGTATGCATGTGCGTATTTGGTGCGCTTTTACTGTGGTTCACAGCCGCAAGATTCGAATGTTTGGCCGTGGAATTCGAGGCGactacaaatatttctatgttgatctattgtattaaaaaacaattatatttaagGAG ATACGCAGAAGAGGTGATCGGCTGTTTTCGCTTtatggtattttattttttatcattagCAACATTTTTCGTGACAGGATTGGGAATTATATTGGTTATa GATACTCCAACAATTATGAGGATGGAGTTTGTGAGTCACAGTTCATTCTCTCTCATACACGTTTACATGTATGCATGGCCAGCTGATTTAGTCCAGGATATA AGCGAAAACGCTTCAAGAAGCGCATATGATATGAAATGGTATGAACAGTCTTTAGAAATGCGGAAGTATATACTGAACGTATTGGTTTATCAGAAGCCAGTAACACTTAGTGTCGGTTGTTTAATGCCAGAGCTTACCTTACGTTTTTTTTGTTCG TTTATATCCAACGCCCTGTCCTTCTGTACCGGTTTGCGTGCTATGGTACAAGACGAGCCAGAATAA
- the LOC139986772 gene encoding protein zer-1 homolog: MADLDDLFHLDQYIGPESLAELCFQVICKNLDIISVKDKCEYRNLLKGVVFPNEICDKLIEYVLRNDINEDHDCFFTIFKNVWITKLKRVKVVGSNITDDSVQILANHKLVRLELTDCPNLTDRSIDYINANAENLHTLVCRGSSGIIPEKLTAYQKRGHVFKIPNLRTLAIEYVQICALDYNILLGGLTNLTNLDLSNSSDMGTFDYFHLVPNLVSLVLYNVRIISQAQAFVTNICHLKHLRHLDISQIHPEDGIFANPNTILSDIVNGLPQLTSLDISGTNLAGIEIVDRRIQTVEHSFYSDIYNNNLCDIPGLISRVDRPLQFLGLYGANDAPCRRRNIPAKLIAGNANEDQILVAAHVYMNNREDLMLKVISDLYHMYRYENCHRMDQALCAVLEAMEKYPTLKDIQISGSAALFYIVKMKEKGELEARLKRRIVRTLLVGMSIHKNEETMMRNGCLTLYQFRLPQDVMSHYETLVKLLLHLAKHAQQESYVQRIGIFLLNTLACQVTGREKRLLGDLGCIKTMLELIKYRVESRTFDDVMEVAWSTMWNVTDETPINCQRFFEENGMLLFYRCVMQYSRKEELLKNMMGLLGNVAEVQSLRVHLMQLPYMVVFTNLIRTVRESIEVPYNAVGILAHIASDGVEAWTIEKPSRNVVLELMVEAIERWDISSERNINYRSFLPLLRLVDIYHTPQCQHWAVWALANLTTVYPHKYCILVIREGGIEKLNTLISDPRPYERIKELAHIVIENCSRYSSNSNDMNVHSPLDEDYIYSSDG, translated from the exons ATGGCGGATTTGGATGACTTATTTCATTTAGATCAATACATAGGTCCAGAATCTCTTGCAGAATTATGTTTCCAAGTAATCTGCAAAAATTTAGACATTATCTCGGTAAAGGATAAGTGTGAATATCGAAATCTTTTAAAAGGAGTGGTTTTCCCAAACGAAATATGCGATAAACTTATTGAATACGTTTTACGAAACGATATAAACGAAGATCATGACTGTTTCTTTACGATTTTCAAAAATGTATGGATAACCAAACTTAAACGTGTCAAAGTTGTAGGATCCAATATAACCGATGATTCAGTACAGATCCTTGCAAATCACAAACTTGTAAGATTAGAACTTACAGATTGTCCCAATTTAACAGACCGATCTATTGATTACATAAATGCAAATGCAGAAAATTTGCATACTTTAGTATGTCGTGGTAGTTCTGGAATTATTCCGGAAAAACTTACAG caTACCAGAAACGAGGacatgtatttaaaataccaAATCTACGGACCTTGGCTATAGAATATGTTCAAATTTGTGCCTTGGATTATAATATACTCTTGGGTGgattaacaaatttaacaaatttagatTTGTCCAATAGTTCTGATATGGGTACCTTTGATTATTTCCATTTGGTTCCTAATTTAGTATCCTTAGttttgtataatgttagaATTATTTCTCAAGCACAAGCCTTTGTTACCAATATCTGTCACTTGAAACATTTAAG GCATTTGGATATCTCTCAAATCCATCCAGAAGATGGAATATTTGCAAATCCTAATACAATCTTATCTGATATAGTAAATGGTTTGCCTCAACTAACTTCTTTAGATATTAGTGGGACAAATTTAGCAGGAATAGAAATTGTAGATCGCAGAATACAAACAGTTGAACATTCTTTCTATTctgacatatataataataatctttgtGATATACCAGGTCTTATTTCAAGAGTGGATAGACCTTTACAATTTTTAGGACTTTATGGAGCAAATGATGCACCTTGCAGGCGACGTAATATTCCAGCAAAAttg ATTGCAGGAAATGCAAATGAAGATCAAATATTGGTTGCAGCTCATGTTTATATGAATAATAGAGAAGATCTAATGTTAAAAGTAATAAGTGATTTATATCATATGTACAGATATGAAAATTGTCATAGGATGGATCAAGCACTTTGTGCAGTATTAGAAGCAATGGAGAAATATCCTACTCTGAAAGATATACAAATATCTGGaag tGCAGCACtgttttatattgtaaaaatgaaagaaaaaggcGAACTCGAAGCAAGATTAAAAAGGAGAATTGTTCGCACACTTCTTGTTGGAATGagtattcataaaaatgaagaaactaTGATGCGTAATGGTTGTCTAACATTATATCAATTCCGATTGCCACAAGATGTG ATGTCACACTATGAAACATTGGTGAAACTACTTTTGCATTTAGCTAAACATGCACAACAGGAAAGTTATGTTCAACgtattggaatatttcttttaaatactttGGCATGTCAAGTAACAGGCAGAGAAAAGCGTTTATTAGGCGATCTAGGCTGCATAAAAACAATGCTTGAACTAATTAAATACAGAGTTGAATCTAGAACATTTGATGATGTTATGGAAGTAGCTTGGTCAACTATGTGGAATGTAACTGATGAAACTCCTATAAATTGTCAACgattttttgaagaaaatggCATGCTATTATTCTATAGATGTGTGATG cAATACTCTCgcaaagaagaattattaaaaaatatgatggGTTTACTTGGTAATGTAGCTGAAGTACAAAGTCTTAGAGTGCATCTAATGCAACTACCATACATGGTAGTTTTCACAAATTTAATACGTACTGTCAGAGAAAGCATTGAG GTACCATATAATGCAGTCGGGATATTAGCTCACATAGCATCTGATGGTGTTGAAGCATGGACAATAGAAAAACCTAGTCGAAATGTAGTTCTTGAACTTATGGTTGAAGCTATTGAACGATGGGATATATCATCAGAACGTAACATTAATTACCGTTCATTTCTACCATTATTACGTTTGGTAGATATTTATCATACACCACAATGTCAACATTGGGCGGTTTGGGCTCTTGCTAATCTTACAACTGTTTATC CCCATAAATATTGCATATTAGTTATTCGAGAAGGAGGAATTGAGAAACTGAATACTTTAATCTCAGATCCAAGACCATATGAGCGTATAAAAGAACTTGCCCATattgtaattgaaaattgtagTCGTTATAGTAGCAACTCCAATGACATGAATGTTCATTCCCCTTTAGATGAAGACTATATATATAGCTCAGATGGTTGA
- the LOC139986802 gene encoding male-enhanced antigen 1, which yields MSPDPTQEPIEESLNIPNLPLDRGTNASDSEDDDIGMAGYVPLSQIPADSDPMLYEDEDDEWITNAAESNQTLRSPILESQNDCISETIEVWSSPHNRSNIDMDADKINQVKSMMASFTLPVTAIPEWAKAISEEQWKEQLIGRIKEMQNREK from the exons ATGTCTCCTGACCCTACACAAGAACCCATCGAGGAATCATTAAATATACCAAATTTACCTCTTGATAGAGGAACGAATGCATCGGATAGTGAAGATGATGATATAGGAATGGCAGGATATGTACCACTATCTCAGATTCCTGCTGACAGTGATCCGATGTTGTATGAAGACGAA GATGATGAATGGATAACTAACGCAGCTGAAAGTAATCAAACACTGAGATCCCCAATATTAGAATCACAGAAT GACTGTATATCAGAAACAATAGAAGTTTGGTCATCTCCTCACAATCGGTCTAATATAGATATGGATGCAGATAAAATCAATCAAGTGAAATCTATGATGGCATCTTTTACTTTACCAGTTACAGCAATTCCAGAGTGGGCAAAAGCTATATCAGAAGAACAATGGAAGGAACAACTTATTGGACGTATTAAAGAAATgcaaaatagagaaaaataa
- the Gat-1b gene encoding GABA neurotransmitter transporter-1B: protein MPSSGSSKIPKVDRSTSPLPCRPVNPVQELKALFAEPPLRVSNGGKEQDFRFEAVQCLQSSAFKETKILPDRGMWNSKIEFILSVVGLAIGLGNLWRFPYLCYKNGGGAFMVPYFIALALAGVPMFLMELSLGQMMTIGGLGVFKIAPIFKGIGYATCVLSCWTNVYYIIILAWALFYFLVSLRIDVPWRTCGNPWNTRYCLTSSERLEALCWPEEEDTICSTSIGNLSHTLLNDPVKEFWERRTLQISDGIENIGSIRWELAGTLAIVWIMCYFCIWKGVKWTGKVVYFTSLFPYALLAVLLVRGLSLPGAIEGLKYYATPNLSKLSDPEVWIDAVTQIFFSYALGLGALVALGSYNKFNNNVYKDALIVCTVNSCTSMLSGIVIFSVVGFMAHEQQKPVADVAASGPGLAFLVYPSAVLELPGSSIWSCLFFFMLILIGLDSQFCTVEGFITAAVDEWPRLLRKRKELFIAIVCFISYLIGLTCVTEGGMYVFQLLDSYAISGFCLLFLIFFECIAVSWAFGVNRFYDGIRDMIGYYPCYWWKICWTFTTPAVCVGVFAFNIIKFVPVKYLTYEYPWWSHVLGWLCGLSSMLCIPGYMIYIWFTTSGTISEKFRKLVRIEDDVATLRLKLNPKKAASIGADLEL from the exons ATGCCTTCGAGCGGGTCTTCTAAGATACCCAAGGTAGATAGGTCCACTAGTCCTCTGCCATGTAGGCCAGTGAATCCTGTTCAAGAATTAAAAGCTCTGTTTGCTGAACCACCCTTAAGAGTCTCAAATGGCGGTAAAGAACAAGATTTTCGTTTTGAGGCGGTTCAATGCTTGCAATCTTCGGCTTTTAAAGAAACCAAAATATTGCCGGATCGAGGAATGTGGAACAGTAAG ATCGAATTTATCCTATCCGTAGTAGGATTGGCCATAGGATTAGGAAATTTATGGCGATTTCCTTACCTCTGTTATAAAAATGGCGGTGGTGCTTTTATGGTTCCCTATTTTATCGCTCTTGCACTTGCCGGAGTACCCATGTTCCTAATGGAGTTATCATTAGGACAGATGATGACTATAGGAGGATTAGGTGTCTTTAAGATAGCTCCGATTTTCAAAG gCATTGGATACGCCACTTGTGTACTTTCCTGTTGGACTAACGTATACTATATCATTATACTGGCATGGGcacttttttactttttggtTTCTTTACGAATTG ATGTGCCATGGAGAACATGCGGCAATCCTTGGAATACACGTTACTGTCTCACATCTTCAGAACGTTTAGAGGCGTTATGTTGGCCCGAAGAAGAAGATACGATATGTTCTACTTCGATTGGTAATTTAAGCCACACTTTACTGAACGATCCAGTGAAAGAATTTTGGGA GAGGCGTACTCTTCAAATTTCTGATGGTATAGAAAACATAGGTTCAATAAGATGGGAACTAGCAGGTACATTGGCTATCGTGTGGATCATgtgttatttttgtatttggaAAGGTGTGAAGTGGACTGGAAAA gtTGTGTACTTTACATCATTATTTCCATATGCATTGTTAGCAGTTTTATTGGTCAGGGGATTGAGCTTACCAGGGGCAATAGAAGGCTTAAAATATTATGCAACACCAAATCTTTCGAAACTCAGTGATCCCGAG gTATGGATAGATGCGGTgactcaaatatttttttcttatgcGCTGGGTCTAGGTGCATTGGTTGCACTTGGaagttacaataaatttaataataatgtttacaa GGATGCGTTAATTGTTTGTACAGTGAATTCATGTACTAGTATGCTTAGTGGCattgttatattttctgtTGTTGGTTTCATGGCTCACGAACAACAAAAACCTGTGGCGGACGTAGCAGCTTCTg GCCCAGGTTTAGCTTTCCTGGTTTATCCTTCCGCAGTTCTAGAACTACCAGGATCATCAATTTGGTCttgtttattcttttttatgcTTATCCTTATTGGCTTAGACAGTcag TTTTGTACAGTTGAAGGCTTTATAACAGCCGCGGTAGATGAATGGCCGCGTCTTctcagaaaaagaaaagaattattcaTAGCAATCGTCTGTTTTATCTCGTATCTTATTGGTCTTACTTGTGTTACTGAA GGAGGAATGTATGTCTTTCAACTCTTGGATTCGTATGCCATTAGTGGATTTTGTCTcctgtttttaatattctttgaatGCATTGCCGTCTCGTGGGCATTCGGTGTAAATCGTTTCTACGATGGAATTCGTGATATGATTGGTTATTATCCATGTTACTGGTGGAAAATATGTTGGACCTTCACTACTCCTGCTGTTTGTGTG GGCGTTTTTGCTTTTAACATAATCAAATTCGTTCCCGTAAAATATCTTACGTATGAATATCCATGGTGGAGTCACGTATTAGGATGGCTTTGTGGTCTTTCTTCAATGTTATGTATTCCTGGatatatgatttatatttgGTTTACAACATCTGGAACTATTTCTGAG aaaTTCCGAAAATTGGTAAGAATAGAAGACGATGTTGCCACTTtacgattgaaattaaatccCAAAAAAGCTGCCAGTATCGGTGCAGATCTCGAACTATAA
- the Rnrl gene encoding ribonucleoside diphosphate reductase large subunit, which produces MVGKGKMYVIKRDGRKEDVHFDKITSRIQKLCYNLDMDYVDPSAITFRVISGLYSGVTTVELDNLAAETAATMTTKHPDYAILAARIAISNLHKETKKSFSEVIHSLYNVKEHYTNEVRPVISEKYYNIIQNNANKLNSAIIYDRDFSYNYFGFKTLERSYLLKIQGKVVERPQHMLMRVAVAIHGEDIDKAIETYNFLSERYFTHASPSLFFACTRQQQMSSCFLLTMSDDSIDGIYDTLKRCALISKSAGGIGLNVHCIRARGTPIAGTLGVSNGLIPMLRVYNNTARYVDQGGNKRPGAFAIYLEPWHADIFEFLDLKKNIGKEENRARELFYALWIPDLFMKRVLDNGVWSLMCPHESPGLPDVWGDEFEALYTRYENEKRYKRQIQARDLWTAILISQVETGTPYMLYKDHCNRKSNHQNLGTIKSSNLCTEIVQYSSPDEIAVCNLASIAVNMFVNSSNQTFDFEKLRKVTKIVTCNLDKIIDVNYYPVPEAKTSNFKHRPIGIGIQGLADAFLLMRYPFESEEAQKLNIQIFETLYYGALEASCELAAEKGTYETYQGSPVSKGILQYDMWNVTPTDLWNWTILKEKIAKHGVRNSLLIAPMPTASTAQILGNNESIEPYTSNIYARRVLSGEFQVVNPHLLRDLTERDLWDENMKNEIIANNGSVQNIERIPNDLKMLYKTVWEIPQKVILKMAADRGAFIDQSQSVNVHMAKPTTEKLTSMHFYGWKMGLKTGMYYLRTKPAVNALQFTVDKSKLRNTISTTSNQSVNSECNNDEELNSSENKWLQNQSSENIEAVFACSRENGDACMACGS; this is translated from the exons ATGGTTGGAAAAGGAAAGATGTATGTGATAAAACGCG aTGGACGTAAAGAAGATGTTCATTTTGACAAAATAACATCCAGAATTCAAAAATTATGTTACAATTTAGATATGGATTACGTGGATCCT tCTGCAATTACCTTCCGTGTTATCAGTGGTTTATATTCAGGTGTAACCACTGTTGAATTAGACAATCTTGCAGCTGAAACAGCCGCAACTATGACTACTAAACATCCAGATTATGCGATATTAGCTGCAAGAATTGCAATATCTAATCTtcataaagaaacaaagaaaagttTTAGTG AAGTAATACATAGCTTATATAATGTAAAGGAACATTATACAAATGAAGTTAGACCTGTTATTAGTgagaaatattacaatatcatACAAAATAATGCAAATAAGTTAAATTCTGCAATAATTTATGATAGAGACTTTAGTTATAATTACTTTGGTTTTAAGACACTTGAAAgaagttatttattaaaaatacaagggAAAGTTGTTGAAAGACCACAACACATGTTAATGAGAGTTGCAGTTGCCATCCATGGTGAAGATATTGATAAAGCTATAGAaacttacaattttttatcagaACGTTATTTTACACATGCATCTCCATCACTTTTCTTTGCCTGTACTAGGCAACAGCAAATGTCTAG ttgTTTTTTACTAACAATGAGTGATGATAGCATAGATGGAATTTATGATACATTAAAAAGATGTGCACTTATTAGCAAATCAGCTGGTGGTATTGGACTTAATGTACATTGTATTCGAGCAAGAGGCACGCCAATAGCTGGTACACTTGGTGTATCTAATGGTTTAATTCCAATGCTCAGAGTATACAATAATACAGCTCGATATGTTGATCAAGGAGGAAATAAAAGACCAGGAGCATTTGCTATATATTTAGAACCATGGCATGCAgatatctttgaatttttagatcttaaaaagaatattg gtaaagaagaaaatagagCAAGAGAATTATTCTATGCTTTATGGATACCTGATCTTTTTATGAAACGAGTTTTGGATAATGGTGTGTGGTCTTTGATGTGTCCACATGAATCTCCTGGTCTACCTGATGTTTGGGGCGATGAATTTGAAGCTCTCTATACGcg atatgAGAATGAGAAAAGATATAAACGTCAGATTCAAGCGAGAGATTTATGGACAGCTATTCTTATTTCTCAAGTTGAAACAGGAACTCCTTACATGCTTTATAAAGATCATTGTAATCGTAAATCAAATCATCAAAATTTAGGGACAATcaaaagcagtaatttgtgTACAGAAATCGTACAATATTCCAGTCCAGATGAAATCGCTGTATGCAATTTAGCTTCAATCGCAGTGAATATGTTTGTAAACTCCAGTAATCAAACATTTGATTTTGAAAAACTGCGAAAAGTAACAAAAATTGTTACTTGTAATTTAGACAAAATTATCGATGTTAATTATTATCCGGTTCCTGAAGCAAAAACATCAAATTTTAAACATAGGCCTATAG GGATTGGAATTCAGGGTCTTGCAGATGCATTCCTTTTAATGCGATATCCGTTTGAAAGTGAAGAAGCACAAAAACTTAATATCCAAATATTTGAGACACTATATTATGGCGCATTAGAGGCTAGCTGTGAACTTGCTGCAGAGAAAGGTACATATGAAACCTATCAAGGTAGTCCAGTTAGCAAAGGA ATTTTACAATATGATATGTGGAATGTTACTCCAACTGATTTATGGAACTGGACAAttctgaaagaaaaaattgctaAACATGGAGttagaaattctttattaatcgCCCCTATGCCAACGGCATCTACTGCACAAATCTTAGGAAATAATGAATCTATAGAACCATATACCAGtaatatttatgcaagaaGAGTTTTGTCTGGAGAGTTTCAAGTCGTAAATCCTCATTTATTACGAGATCTGACTGAAAGAGATCTTTGGGATgagaatatgaaaaatgaaattatagcaAATAATGGTTCTGTACAG AATATTGAACGTATAccaaatgatttaaaaatgctttataaaACCGTTTGGGAAATACCACAGAAGGTAATCTTAAAAATGGCAGCAGATCGTGGTGCATTTATAGATCAGTCACAGTCAGTGAATGTTCATATGGCTAAACCAACAACAGAAAAACTGACTTCAATGCATTTTTATGGCTGGAAGATG GGTTTAAAGACTGGtatgtattatttaagaaCGAAACCGGCAGTAAATGCCCTTCAATTCACGGTTGATAAATCAAAATTACGAAATACAATCAGTACTACTTCTAATCAATCTGTTAATTCTGAATGTAATAATGACGAGGAACTTAATTCTTCGGAAAATAAATGGTTACAAAATCAGAGTAGCGAAAACATAGAAGCTGTATTCGCATGCTCTCGTGAAAATGGAGATGCGTGCATGGCCTGTGGatcatag